Proteins from a genomic interval of Bradyrhizobium sp. CCGB01:
- a CDS encoding fumarylacetoacetate hydrolase family protein, with the protein MTTLSVKDLLPEDGTKGTLVGRVWLPQVNGPAVVAVRADGVFDVTAKFQTVSALCEEDNPAKALAATKGERIGDLEAIVANTAPDRRDPKKPWLLAPVDLQTLKAAGVTFAISMLERVIEERAKGNPASAEAIRKEVTRLIGDDLSKLKPGSDQAMHLKQVLIDQNAWSQYLEVGIGPDAEVFTKAPTLSSVGTGMDAGLHPKSTWNNPEPELVLFVSSRGKIVGGALGNDVNLRDFEGRSALLLSKAKDNNASCSIGPLLRLFDDSFTLDDARKLDISLNVKGADGFVLDGHSSISMISRDPTDLVAQTIGKVHQYPDGFVLFLGTMFAPVKDRDAPGQGFTHKRDDIVTIAAPQLGKLVNRMRTSDECEPWTFGIGALMKNLAQRKLI; encoded by the coding sequence ATGACGACACTGTCCGTTAAAGACCTTCTCCCCGAGGATGGAACGAAGGGGACGCTGGTTGGCCGCGTCTGGCTGCCGCAGGTGAACGGTCCGGCCGTGGTCGCCGTACGCGCCGACGGTGTCTTCGATGTCACCGCCAAATTCCAGACCGTCAGTGCGCTCTGCGAGGAAGACAATCCGGCCAAGGCACTTGCCGCGACCAAGGGCGAGCGCATCGGCGATCTCGAAGCCATCGTCGCCAACACGGCGCCGGACCGGCGCGATCCGAAAAAGCCGTGGCTGCTCGCGCCCGTCGATCTCCAGACCCTGAAGGCCGCCGGCGTCACCTTCGCCATCTCCATGCTGGAACGCGTCATCGAGGAGCGGGCCAAGGGCAACCCGGCCTCGGCCGAAGCGATCCGCAAGGAAGTGACGCGGCTGATCGGCGACGATCTGTCAAAACTCAAGCCGGGCTCGGACCAAGCGATGCACCTGAAGCAGGTGCTGATCGATCAGAACGCCTGGAGCCAGTATCTCGAGGTCGGCATCGGCCCCGATGCCGAGGTCTTCACCAAGGCGCCGACCTTGTCCTCGGTCGGCACCGGGATGGATGCCGGGCTGCATCCGAAATCGACCTGGAACAACCCCGAGCCCGAGCTGGTGCTGTTCGTGTCGAGCCGCGGCAAGATCGTGGGCGGCGCGCTCGGTAACGACGTGAATCTTCGCGACTTCGAGGGGCGCTCGGCGCTGCTGCTGTCGAAGGCCAAGGACAACAACGCGTCCTGCTCGATCGGCCCCTTGCTGCGCCTGTTCGACGACAGCTTCACGCTCGACGATGCGCGCAAGCTCGATATCAGCCTGAACGTGAAAGGTGCGGACGGTTTCGTCCTCGACGGCCATTCCTCGATCAGCATGATCAGCCGCGATCCCACTGATCTCGTCGCGCAGACGATCGGCAAGGTGCATCAATATCCGGATGGCTTCGTGCTGTTCCTCGGTACGATGTTCGCGCCGGTCAAGGATCGCGATGCGCCGGGGCAGGGGTTCACGCACAAGCGCGACGACATCGTCACGATCGCGGCGCCCCAGCTCGGCAAGCTGGTCAACCGCATGCGTACCAGCGACGAATGCGAGCCCTGGACCTTCGGCATCGGCGCGCTGATGAAGAACCTGGCGCAGCGCAAGCTGATCTAG
- a CDS encoding FadR/GntR family transcriptional regulator → MTSRIVVIPTRRAHSNHAEVARSIGVDIIAGRYAEGTRLPGDAEMIAMFGVSRPVLRESVKTLVAKGLLTTKARVGTVVRERAAWNMFDADVLAWHLDAGIDKRFLNDLAEIRLAVEPRAAMLAAMHRSEDDLAELRRCMDRMRLEASDSVGFADADLALHVAVARASGNLFMRSIGHVIEAALRASFLLSAPVEPEDRDTVLLWHQKIVDTIAAGDAEGASEAMVYVIHNGMRRHEGTVIETAPAEALPSADTGEQA, encoded by the coding sequence ATGACCTCGCGCATTGTCGTCATCCCGACACGGCGGGCGCATTCCAACCACGCGGAGGTGGCGCGCTCGATCGGCGTCGACATCATCGCGGGCCGCTATGCCGAGGGAACGCGGCTTCCGGGCGATGCCGAAATGATCGCCATGTTCGGCGTGTCGCGGCCGGTGCTGCGCGAGAGCGTGAAGACCCTGGTCGCGAAGGGCCTGCTCACCACCAAGGCGCGGGTCGGCACGGTCGTGCGCGAGCGTGCCGCCTGGAACATGTTCGATGCCGACGTGCTCGCCTGGCATCTGGACGCCGGCATCGACAAGCGCTTCCTCAACGATCTTGCCGAGATTCGCCTCGCGGTCGAGCCGCGCGCCGCCATGCTGGCGGCGATGCACCGTTCCGAGGACGACCTCGCCGAACTCCGTCGCTGCATGGACCGCATGCGGCTCGAGGCTTCCGATTCCGTCGGCTTTGCCGACGCCGACCTCGCGCTCCATGTTGCAGTGGCGCGCGCCTCCGGCAATCTGTTCATGCGCTCGATCGGCCACGTGATCGAGGCCGCCCTGCGCGCCTCCTTCCTGCTCAGCGCACCGGTCGAGCCGGAGGACCGCGACACCGTGCTGCTCTGGCACCAGAAGATCGTCGATACCATCGCCGCCGGCGACGCCGAGGGCGCGTCGGAGGCGATGGTTTATGTCATTCACAACGGCATGCGCCGCCACGAGGGCACGGTGATCGAAACCGCGCCCGCCGAGGCGTTGCCGTCCGCGGATACTGGAGAACAAGCGTGA
- the yjfF gene encoding galactofuranose ABC transporter, permease protein YjfF, with the protein MKGLPPVLITAIVLVAGFALCAVQFPNIASTRVVGNLLTDNAFLGIVATGMTFVIISGGIDLSVGSVIGFTTVFVALAIERWGVPPLAAFVAILALSAAFGAAMGAVIHVFDLPPFIVTLAGMFLARGASFLLSTESVPITAPVYSTVSDFALRMPGGGRLTAIAIIMLVIVIGSALLLQLTRFGANVYALGGSRATASLMGVAVGKMTVKIYMLSSLLAGIAGIVFSFYTSAGYSLSAVGVELDSIAAVVIGGTLLTGGQGSVIGTFLGVLIQGLIQTYINFDGTLSSWWTKIATGVLLFAFIALQQGLVALARRPVAKRAGATT; encoded by the coding sequence ATGAAAGGCCTGCCGCCCGTCCTCATCACCGCGATCGTGCTCGTTGCCGGCTTTGCGCTCTGCGCGGTGCAATTCCCCAACATCGCCTCGACCCGCGTGGTCGGCAATCTCCTCACCGACAACGCCTTCCTGGGCATCGTCGCCACCGGCATGACCTTCGTCATCATCTCCGGCGGCATCGACCTCTCGGTCGGCTCGGTGATCGGCTTCACCACCGTGTTCGTCGCGCTCGCGATCGAACGCTGGGGCGTGCCGCCGCTGGCCGCCTTCGTCGCCATCCTCGCACTCTCGGCGGCCTTTGGCGCGGCGATGGGCGCCGTCATCCATGTCTTCGATTTGCCGCCGTTCATCGTGACGCTCGCCGGCATGTTCCTGGCCCGTGGCGCGAGCTTCCTGCTCTCGACGGAATCGGTGCCGATCACCGCGCCCGTTTACTCCACCGTGTCGGATTTCGCGCTGCGGATGCCCGGCGGCGGGCGATTGACGGCGATCGCGATCATCATGCTCGTGATCGTGATCGGCAGCGCGCTGCTTCTGCAGCTCACCCGGTTCGGCGCCAATGTCTACGCGCTCGGCGGCAGCCGGGCGACCGCGAGCCTGATGGGCGTTGCCGTCGGCAAGATGACGGTGAAGATCTACATGCTGTCGAGCCTGCTCGCGGGCATCGCAGGCATCGTCTTCTCATTCTATACCAGCGCCGGCTATTCGCTCTCCGCGGTCGGCGTCGAGCTCGACTCCATCGCGGCCGTCGTGATCGGCGGCACGTTGCTCACGGGCGGGCAGGGCTCGGTGATCGGCACCTTCCTCGGTGTGCTGATCCAGGGCTTGATCCAGACCTACATCAATTTCGACGGGACGCTCTCGAGCTGGTGGACCAAGATCGCGACCGGCGTCCTGCTGTTCGCCTTCATCGCCTTGCAGCAGGGGTTGGTCGCGCTCGCGCGGCGGCCGGTGGCGAAGCGCGCGGGAGCAACCACATGA
- a CDS encoding SMP-30/gluconolactonase/LRE family protein — MIEEVPTSVLSDDPCHLGEGPTYDVTTDTAWWFDIREGRLFEAHLGSGSIRVHALGRMASGLGRIDAERQLIVAEDGLYIRKLADGAMTLLCPLEADNPGTRSNDARVHQSGTFWIGTMGRKAERGAGAIYAFHRGKISTLFPGISIPNSICFSPDGATGYFTDTAGAVLYSVPLNPATGLPRGEPEVLLRHTGIGGLDGSVCDADGRIWNACWGAGRIDVYSPQGERLRSLRVPAKQSSCPAFVGPDLSRLLVTSAWQDMDAAARVADPQAGCTFLLQASARGRAEPDVKLA, encoded by the coding sequence ATGATCGAAGAGGTGCCGACCTCCGTTCTCTCGGATGATCCCTGCCATCTCGGCGAGGGGCCGACCTATGACGTGACCACCGACACGGCCTGGTGGTTCGACATCCGCGAGGGGCGGCTCTTCGAGGCGCATCTTGGCAGCGGCAGCATTCGCGTCCACGCGCTCGGCCGGATGGCCAGCGGTCTCGGGCGCATCGATGCCGAACGCCAGTTGATCGTCGCCGAAGACGGCCTCTACATCCGCAAGCTCGCCGACGGCGCGATGACGCTGCTCTGTCCGCTTGAAGCCGACAATCCCGGCACCCGCTCCAACGACGCCCGCGTGCACCAGTCAGGCACGTTCTGGATCGGCACCATGGGCCGCAAGGCCGAGCGGGGGGCGGGCGCGATCTATGCGTTCCATCGCGGCAAGATCTCCACGTTGTTTCCGGGCATCAGCATTCCGAACTCGATCTGCTTCTCGCCTGATGGAGCCACCGGCTATTTCACCGACACCGCGGGCGCGGTGCTCTATTCGGTACCGCTCAATCCCGCGACCGGCCTGCCGCGAGGCGAACCCGAGGTGCTGCTGCGGCACACCGGCATCGGCGGCCTCGACGGCTCTGTGTGCGACGCCGACGGGCGGATCTGGAACGCCTGCTGGGGTGCGGGCCGCATCGATGTCTATTCTCCGCAAGGCGAGCGTCTGCGCTCGCTGCGCGTGCCGGCGAAACAGTCCAGCTGCCCGGCCTTCGTCGGCCCTGACCTGTCGCGCCTCCTCGTCACTTCGGCCTGGCAGGACATGGACGCGGCGGCGCGTGTCGCCGATCCGCAAGCCGGTTGCACTTTCCTGTTGCAGGCATCTGCGCGTGGCCGCGCGGAGCCTGACGTCAAGCTCGCATAG
- a CDS encoding aldose epimerase family protein, which translates to MAGSKTIEKDVFGTLPDGRNVERVVLRGEGGFEARIITHGAVIQALIAPDARGGYDDVVLGHDVFAGYLAERKFFGATVGRYANRIANGQFSLDGEAVQLPVNNGPNALHGGLDGFDRKLWEIAGIDDGAEPGVTLTYSSPHGEENYPGRLDVRLTYRVTGPAELSLIMEARTDRPTIVNLTNHSFFNLEGATSGTSILDHELTVAADHFLAIDPTAIPLPEPPRGVAGTPFDFRDAQAVGARIRQNDQQLRNGKGYDHTYCLGLDGKLALTARLEAPRSGRVMELFTDQPGLQVYSGNYLDGTIAGKGGKLIRQSDAMCLEPHMWPNSPNRPDFPSPRLDPGEVYRHHTVYRFAVRSS; encoded by the coding sequence ATGGCTGGCTCAAAAACGATAGAAAAAGACGTCTTCGGAACGCTGCCGGACGGCCGCAACGTCGAGCGTGTCGTGTTGCGCGGGGAGGGCGGATTCGAAGCTCGCATCATCACCCATGGCGCGGTGATCCAGGCGCTGATCGCGCCGGACGCCAGGGGCGGTTACGACGACGTCGTGCTCGGCCATGACGTGTTCGCCGGTTATCTCGCCGAACGAAAATTCTTTGGGGCCACTGTCGGCCGCTATGCCAATCGCATCGCGAACGGACAGTTCTCGCTCGACGGCGAGGCGGTGCAGCTTCCCGTCAACAACGGCCCGAATGCGCTGCATGGCGGCCTCGACGGCTTCGATCGCAAGCTCTGGGAGATCGCCGGCATTGACGACGGTGCGGAGCCGGGCGTCACGCTCACCTATTCGAGTCCGCATGGCGAAGAAAATTATCCGGGCCGGCTCGACGTGCGGCTGACCTATCGCGTCACCGGCCCGGCCGAGCTGTCGCTGATCATGGAGGCCCGAACTGACCGGCCGACCATCGTCAACCTGACCAACCACAGCTTTTTCAATCTGGAAGGTGCGACGTCAGGCACATCGATTCTGGATCATGAACTGACGGTCGCGGCCGACCATTTTCTTGCCATCGACCCGACCGCAATCCCGCTGCCGGAGCCGCCGCGCGGGGTGGCCGGCACGCCGTTCGATTTCCGCGATGCCCAGGCGGTCGGTGCGCGTATCCGGCAGAACGATCAGCAATTGCGTAACGGCAAGGGCTACGACCACACCTACTGCCTCGGCCTGGACGGCAAGCTTGCGCTCACGGCGCGGCTCGAAGCGCCGCGCTCTGGGCGTGTCATGGAGCTGTTCACCGATCAGCCCGGCCTTCAGGTCTATTCCGGCAACTATCTCGACGGCACGATCGCGGGCAAGGGCGGTAAACTGATCCGGCAGTCGGATGCCATGTGTCTCGAGCCGCACATGTGGCCGAATTCGCCGAACCGGCCGGACTTCCCGAGTCCGCGCCTCGATCCCGGCGAAGTCTATCGCCATCACACCGTCTATCGCTTCGCGGTGAGGTCGTCATGA
- a CDS encoding Gfo/Idh/MocA family oxidoreductase has product MTELRIAIVGFGKIARDQHVGAIAAVPGATLAAVASRNASLPGLPHFATIEELLEKGPHIDAVSLCTPPQVRRAQAAAALAAGKHVMLEKPPGTGVAELDPLIAMATEAKRTLFATWHSRYAPAVEPAREWLLTRRITSVHINWKEDVRVWHPGQGWIWEPGGLGVFDPGINALSILTRILPRPVFVTAAELAFPANCQAPIAANLTLTDIGGLPVTAEFDFRQTGPQSWDILVATDQGQLTLSGGGRRMEIDGKAVADAPDQEYRELYRRFVELTATGASDVDLAPLRLVADAFLLGKRTIVEPFVD; this is encoded by the coding sequence GTGACCGAACTTCGCATTGCCATCGTTGGCTTCGGCAAGATCGCGCGCGACCAGCATGTCGGCGCGATTGCGGCGGTTCCGGGCGCGACGCTCGCGGCCGTCGCGAGCCGCAACGCATCGCTGCCGGGACTGCCGCATTTTGCGACCATCGAAGAATTGCTGGAGAAGGGGCCGCACATTGATGCGGTTTCCCTTTGCACGCCACCGCAGGTACGGCGTGCCCAGGCCGCCGCGGCGCTCGCTGCCGGCAAGCATGTGATGCTGGAGAAGCCGCCCGGCACCGGCGTTGCCGAGCTCGATCCGCTGATCGCAATGGCGACGGAGGCCAAGCGGACGCTGTTTGCGACCTGGCATTCGCGCTATGCGCCCGCGGTCGAGCCGGCGCGCGAGTGGCTTCTCACGCGGCGGATCACCTCCGTGCACATCAACTGGAAGGAAGACGTTCGTGTCTGGCATCCCGGGCAGGGCTGGATCTGGGAGCCGGGCGGGCTCGGCGTCTTCGATCCCGGCATCAACGCGCTCTCGATCCTGACCCGTATTCTGCCCAGGCCGGTGTTCGTCACCGCGGCCGAGCTGGCCTTTCCAGCCAATTGTCAGGCGCCGATCGCCGCGAACCTGACGCTGACCGACATTGGCGGCTTGCCTGTGACCGCCGAGTTCGATTTCCGCCAGACCGGACCGCAGAGTTGGGATATCCTCGTCGCAACCGACCAGGGCCAGTTGACGCTGTCCGGCGGCGGCCGTCGCATGGAGATCGACGGCAAGGCCGTTGCCGACGCGCCCGATCAGGAATATCGCGAGCTGTACAGGCGCTTCGTCGAGCTCACCGCGACCGGCGCAAGCGATGTCGACCTGGCGCCGCTGCGTCTCGTTGCCGATGCTTTCCTGCTCGGCAAGCGCACGATCGTCGAACCGTTTGTGGATTAG
- a CDS encoding ABC transporter permease produces MTALLPRRGLAQILALIVILAVDRIVSPQFFDLRLQDGRLFGSLIDVLNRGTPVALLSLGMVLVIATRGIDLSVGAVMAISGAIAASLADTHSLAVVLAAALGAGLVCGLWNGFLVAVLGMQPIVATLILMVAGRGIAQLITEGRIVTFSSPDLVWLGNGAVLGLPMPVAIALGMLILTGAVVRGSALGLLIEATGGNARASELAGVGTRAMILAVYVWCGICAALAGVIAAADIMGADANNAGLWLELDAILAVVIGGTSLFGGRFSLVLAVLGALIIQTMNTGILLSGYPPEFNLLVKAVVVMAVLLLQSPKFSGIAGIAARLRRAKA; encoded by the coding sequence ATGACAGCGCTGTTGCCGCGCCGCGGCCTTGCCCAGATCCTCGCGTTGATCGTCATCCTGGCGGTCGATCGCATCGTATCGCCGCAATTCTTCGATCTGCGCCTCCAGGATGGCCGGCTGTTCGGCAGCCTGATCGACGTGCTCAACCGCGGCACGCCGGTGGCGCTGCTCTCGCTCGGCATGGTGCTGGTGATCGCGACGCGCGGCATCGATCTGTCGGTCGGTGCGGTGATGGCAATCTCGGGCGCGATCGCGGCAAGCCTCGCCGACACTCACAGTCTGGCCGTGGTCCTTGCGGCCGCGCTTGGCGCCGGACTTGTCTGCGGATTGTGGAACGGATTTCTCGTCGCGGTGCTCGGCATGCAGCCGATCGTGGCGACGCTGATCCTGATGGTGGCCGGGCGCGGCATCGCGCAGCTCATTACCGAGGGGCGCATCGTGACCTTCTCCTCGCCGGATCTGGTCTGGCTTGGCAATGGCGCGGTGCTCGGCCTGCCGATGCCGGTCGCGATTGCCTTGGGCATGCTGATCCTCACCGGCGCGGTGGTGCGCGGGTCGGCGCTCGGACTGCTGATCGAGGCAACCGGCGGCAATGCGCGTGCGAGCGAGCTTGCCGGCGTCGGCACGCGCGCCATGATCCTGGCGGTCTATGTCTGGTGCGGCATCTGTGCCGCGCTCGCGGGCGTGATCGCGGCGGCCGACATCATGGGCGCCGATGCCAACAATGCCGGCCTCTGGCTCGAGCTCGACGCCATCCTCGCGGTCGTGATCGGCGGCACCTCGCTGTTCGGTGGCCGCTTCAGCCTCGTGCTGGCCGTGCTCGGTGCGTTGATCATCCAGACCATGAACACCGGCATTCTGCTGTCGGGCTATCCACCGGAGTTCAATTTGCTGGTCAAAGCGGTGGTGGTGATGGCGGTGCTGCTGCTGCAATCGCCGAAATTTTCGGGGATTGCCGGGATCGCCGCGCGGCTGCGGAGGGCCAAGGCATGA
- a CDS encoding sugar ABC transporter ATP-binding protein, producing MENGPDPAPSLLEVRGISKSFGAVRALQEVDFTLRAGEIHALLGENGAGKSTMIKVITGVFPRDAGIVRLGGEDVAPRSAKAALRAGIATVYQEVNLLPNLSVAQNLFLDRQPMRFGIVREGEMRRRAKALLTDFGLDIDVAAPLGGYSVAVQHVTAIARAVDLSARVLILDEPTASLDRHEVEILFGIMRQLAKRGIGIVFVSHFLDQVYEISDRITVLRNGRLVGERETASLPRLELIRMMLGRELAETTSTRASAGEHQSRQVCASFENYGKAGYVAPFNLELRHGEVVGLAGLLGSGRTETARLVFGAERADGGQARVEGAPVRLHSPREGVRHGFGYCPEERKTDGIVAELTVRENIVLALQAKRGLHRPLSRREQDEIAGRYVKMLDIRPPDPERPVGLLSGGNQQKVLLARWLATSPRLLVLDEPTRGIDVGAHAEIIRLIRELCDDGLALLVISSELDEIVTYSDRVVVLRDRAHVEELAGEAIDVGNILAAIAADGAGVAHEGRA from the coding sequence ATGGAGAACGGCCCGGATCCTGCTCCTTCGCTGCTGGAGGTGCGCGGGATCAGCAAAAGCTTCGGTGCTGTGCGTGCGTTGCAGGAGGTCGACTTCACGCTGCGTGCCGGCGAGATCCATGCGCTGCTCGGCGAGAACGGCGCCGGCAAGTCAACGATGATCAAAGTGATCACCGGCGTATTCCCACGCGATGCCGGTATCGTCAGGCTGGGCGGTGAAGATGTCGCGCCGCGCTCGGCCAAGGCCGCGCTTCGGGCCGGCATCGCTACCGTCTACCAGGAGGTCAATCTGCTGCCGAACCTCTCGGTGGCGCAGAACCTGTTCCTCGACCGGCAGCCGATGCGCTTCGGCATCGTGCGTGAGGGCGAGATGCGACGCCGCGCGAAAGCGCTGCTCACCGATTTCGGCCTCGATATCGACGTCGCCGCGCCGCTCGGCGGCTATTCCGTCGCCGTGCAACACGTCACGGCGATCGCGCGCGCCGTCGATCTCTCCGCGCGCGTGCTGATCCTGGACGAGCCCACAGCGAGCCTCGACCGTCACGAGGTCGAGATCCTCTTTGGCATCATGCGTCAGCTCGCCAAGCGCGGCATCGGCATCGTCTTCGTCAGCCACTTCCTCGACCAGGTCTACGAGATCTCCGACCGCATCACGGTGTTGCGCAACGGCCGCCTGGTCGGCGAGCGCGAGACCGCTTCGCTGCCACGGCTCGAGCTGATCCGGATGATGCTCGGCCGCGAGCTGGCGGAGACCACCAGCACCCGGGCGTCGGCGGGAGAGCATCAGTCGCGCCAGGTCTGCGCGAGTTTCGAGAACTACGGCAAGGCCGGCTATGTCGCGCCGTTCAATCTCGAGCTGCGCCATGGCGAGGTCGTGGGGCTCGCCGGCCTGCTCGGTTCGGGCCGGACCGAGACGGCGCGGCTGGTGTTCGGCGCCGAGCGTGCCGATGGCGGGCAGGCGAGGGTGGAGGGGGCGCCCGTGCGGCTCCATTCGCCGCGCGAGGGCGTGCGTCACGGTTTTGGCTATTGCCCGGAGGAACGCAAGACCGACGGCATCGTCGCCGAGCTCACCGTGCGCGAGAACATCGTGCTCGCGCTCCAGGCCAAGCGCGGCCTGCACCGGCCGCTGTCGCGCCGTGAGCAGGACGAGATCGCAGGCCGCTACGTCAAGATGCTCGACATCCGCCCGCCCGATCCGGAGCGCCCGGTGGGCCTGCTGTCAGGCGGCAATCAGCAAAAAGTGCTGCTGGCGCGCTGGCTCGCGACCTCGCCGCGTCTCCTGGTGCTGGACGAGCCGACCCGCGGCATCGACGTCGGCGCGCATGCCGAGATCATCCGCCTGATCCGCGAGCTCTGTGATGACGGGCTGGCGCTGCTGGTGATCTCCTCCGAGCTGGACGAGATCGTGACCTATTCCGACCGCGTGGTGGTGCTGCGCGACCGCGCCCATGTCGAGGAGCTCGCGGGCGAGGCGATCGACGTCGGCAACATTCTCGCGGCCATCGCCGCCGATGGCGCCGGTGTCGCGCATGAGGGCCGGGCATGA
- the chvE gene encoding multiple monosaccharide ABC transporter substrate-binding protein, protein MLKLKTTFLALALAGAATMASGLTASAQDKATVGIAMPTKSSARWIDDGNNMVKVLKERGYNTDLQYAEDDIPNQLSQVENMVTKGAKALVIAAIDGTTLSDVLKQAKAKGITIIAYDRLIRGTPNVDYYATFDNFQVGVLQAQSIEQGLGLKEGKGPFNIELFGGSPDDNNAYFFYNGAMSVLKPYIDSGKLVVVSGQMGMDKVATLRWDGATAQARMDNLLSAYYGNKKVNAVLSPYDGLSIGIISSLKGVGYGSAGQPMPVISGQDAEVPSIKAMLRGDQYSTIFKDTRDLAKVTADMVDAALAGKQVTVNDTKTYENGAKTVPSYLLKPVVVYKDNWEKVLVESGYYKKSQFQ, encoded by the coding sequence ATGCTGAAACTGAAGACGACATTCCTCGCGCTGGCGCTGGCCGGCGCTGCGACGATGGCCTCCGGGCTCACCGCCTCCGCGCAGGACAAGGCGACGGTCGGCATTGCCATGCCGACCAAATCGTCGGCGCGCTGGATCGACGACGGCAACAACATGGTCAAGGTGCTGAAGGAACGCGGCTACAACACCGACCTGCAATATGCCGAGGACGACATCCCGAACCAGCTCTCGCAGGTCGAGAACATGGTGACCAAGGGTGCGAAAGCGCTGGTGATCGCCGCGATCGACGGCACCACGCTGTCCGACGTGCTCAAGCAGGCCAAGGCCAAGGGCATCACCATCATCGCCTATGATCGCCTGATCCGCGGCACGCCGAACGTCGACTATTACGCGACCTTCGACAACTTCCAGGTCGGTGTGCTCCAGGCGCAGTCGATCGAACAGGGGCTTGGCCTCAAGGAAGGCAAGGGTCCGTTCAACATCGAGCTGTTCGGCGGCTCGCCCGACGACAACAACGCCTACTTCTTCTACAACGGCGCGATGAGCGTGCTGAAGCCGTATATCGACAGCGGCAAGCTCGTCGTCGTCTCCGGCCAGATGGGCATGGACAAGGTCGCGACCCTGCGTTGGGACGGCGCCACCGCCCAGGCCCGCATGGACAATCTGCTCAGCGCCTACTACGGCAACAAGAAGGTCAACGCGGTGTTGTCGCCGTATGACGGCCTGTCGATCGGCATCATCTCCTCGCTGAAGGGCGTCGGCTATGGCAGCGCCGGCCAGCCGATGCCTGTGATCTCGGGCCAGGATGCCGAGGTACCCTCGATCAAGGCGATGCTGCGCGGCGATCAGTACTCGACCATCTTCAAGGACACCCGCGATCTCGCCAAGGTGACCGCCGACATGGTCGACGCGGCACTCGCCGGCAAGCAGGTCACCGTCAACGACACCAAGACCTACGAGAACGGCGCCAAGACCGTGCCGTCCTATCTGCTGAAGCCGGTCGTGGTCTACAAGGACAATTGGGAGAAGGTCCTGGTCGAGAGCGGCTACTACAAGAAGTCGCAGTTCCAGTAA
- the ytfQ gene encoding galactofuranose ABC transporter, galactofuranose-binding protein YtfQ, producing the protein MTLKALFAASATAALLLALPASAAELTIGFSQIGSESGWRAAETSVSKQEATKRKVNLKIADAQQKQENQIKAIRSFIAQNVDAIFLAPVVSTGWDSVLKEAKEAKIPVVLLDRDIDPSGKELYLTAVTSDSVHEGEVAGDWLAKTVGAKACNIVELQGTVGASVAANRKKGFDTAIAKHANLKVVRSQTGDFTRAKGKEVMESFIKAEGGGKSICAVYAHNDDMMVGAIQAMKEAGLKPGKDILTVSIDAVPDIFKAMAAGEANATVELTPNMAGPALDAIAAFKAKGTVPPKWIQTESKLYTAADDPQKIYDSKKGLGY; encoded by the coding sequence ATGACCCTCAAAGCCCTCTTTGCGGCCAGTGCTACGGCCGCGTTGTTGCTCGCGCTGCCGGCCAGCGCCGCCGAGCTCACCATCGGCTTCTCGCAGATCGGATCGGAATCCGGCTGGCGCGCGGCCGAGACGTCGGTCTCCAAGCAGGAGGCCACCAAGCGCAAGGTCAATCTCAAGATCGCCGACGCCCAGCAGAAGCAGGAGAACCAGATCAAGGCGATCCGCTCCTTCATCGCGCAGAACGTCGATGCGATCTTCCTTGCGCCGGTGGTCTCGACCGGTTGGGACTCGGTGTTGAAGGAAGCCAAGGAGGCCAAGATCCCGGTCGTGCTGCTCGACCGCGACATCGACCCCTCCGGCAAGGAGCTCTATCTCACCGCCGTGACCTCCGACAGCGTGCATGAAGGCGAGGTCGCCGGCGACTGGCTGGCCAAGACCGTCGGGGCTAAGGCCTGCAACATCGTCGAGCTGCAGGGCACGGTCGGCGCCAGCGTCGCCGCCAACCGCAAGAAGGGCTTTGACACCGCGATTGCCAAGCATGCGAACCTGAAGGTGGTGCGCAGCCAGACCGGTGACTTCACCCGTGCCAAGGGCAAGGAAGTGATGGAGAGCTTCATCAAGGCCGAAGGCGGCGGCAAATCGATCTGCGCCGTCTACGCGCACAACGACGACATGATGGTCGGCGCCATCCAGGCGATGAAGGAAGCCGGCCTCAAGCCGGGCAAAGACATCCTCACCGTCTCGATCGACGCGGTCCCCGACATCTTCAAGGCCATGGCCGCCGGCGAAGCCAACGCCACGGTCGAGTTGACGCCGAACATGGCGGGCCCCGCGCTCGATGCCATCGCGGCCTTCAAGGCGAAGGGCACGGTTCCGCCGAAGTGGATCCAGACCGAGTCCAAGCTCTATACGGCCGCCGACGATCCGCAGAAGATCTACGACAGCAAGAAGGGCCTCGGCTACTGA